In Prochlorococcus marinus XMU1406, the genomic stretch ATAATTATCATTTGAGTTTGTTTCTTTCATTTAAAATTATCTATCCTTTTTAATACTAATATTTTATCTGTCTTTTACCAGCTAATTCTTCTAATTCAGGACCTTCTTCTATCCATTGTTCAAGTATTATTTTTGCTGAAAAACTATCAATCAATCCAGATTTATCTTTTTTAATTCCAAATCTATTTGATGATTCCCAAGTTGAACTATGTTCGTTGACGTATGAGAATGGAAGCTTTAATTTATTTGAAAGTAATAGACCGTAATTTTTACAGTCAATAGCTTGAGGGGTCATTTGACCTTGCTCATCAAGAGGGAGACCAACAATAAAACCAGTCAAATTAAATTCATCTATGTGATTTCTAATAATTTTAAGCTCTTGATTACTTTCAAACCTTTTTACTGCTGGAAGTATATTTGATGTTATGCATAGAGGATCACAATAAGCCAATCCTATTCTTTTGGTACCTACATCCAAACTCAAAATTGACCTAGGTTTGGGTTTGCAAAATTTCACTTTGTTTTTAATTGAATAGGAGATGGATATGGAGTACCTTGTGGGCTTAATTTTTCAAAGATTGATTCTAAAGATTGATTTATTTTATTTACTTTTTTGGCTTCATTCTTAACAATTGTGTTCCTGATAAGAATAAGTTCTTGATTTTTTTCTTTCAGATCACATTCTTCGAGAAAAAGATTTAATTGAGAATTTTCTTTATAGGTTTTTAAATAGGAAGCAGGAGATTTTTTAAAAAATCCTTTTATAAATTCTTTTAGAACAGAATTGAATCTATTATCCCAATATCTATTTATTGTTAAAGTATAAATTTCTTCGTTTTGATAATTTATATCTTTTAAAATTGTACATAAAACAGAATTTTCATATATTATCGCACCACTTTTAGAGTTATTTCTTTTAAGGATATCGTCTTGATAAAAATCTAAAATATTTCTTATTAGGGGTGATTGATTTGATCTTATGAAATTGACTATTTTCAATATATTTTGTTGCTTAATTTTTTGGAGTTCATTCATTAAAGTATAGCTTTGGGTATTTTGCCTTATAGATTTATTTAGATCAGAACCATCCCAAAGTATTATCTCTCCTAATGGTTGAAAGCCTAATTCTCTTGAGGTTGATATAAGATCAACATTGTTTATATCAGCGTTAATTATCCAACTTGAAGTTTTGATGTCTTTTATTGAGATAGATTTTTTTATCAATCCTAAAGTTAATTGTTTATCTGTTAAAGAACACTTGTTGTTAATCAACTTGGGCTTAGATATTTTTAAGCAAGTCTCTTTTTTGTTTAAAGGAAAAATATTCAAATAACCAATAATTTCGTTTCCGTATATAGCAATTATGCATTTATTTTTATTTTTCTTAAGATTATTTAAAAAAATTTTTAAGTCATCAAAGGTATTTATAATTGCCATCTTTAAAAACCAATTATTCAATTCCTTATTTTTAATATCTATTAAAAGATTAATGTGTCTTATATGGAGTTCTTCAAAAGTTACTTCCATTCCTTTTTTCGATTGAAAAGAATAAGAGGTATCTTTTTTCATTTACTTTTTTTCTCTTATTAATACTATAGGGGTTTTTTCATCTCCATTGCCAGCTGGATTAGATATTAAGTTTCTTTTGAGTATTTTATTTACTTTTTTATTTGAACTAGCTAAGACTTTCACACCTCCAAGATCATTAACATCGACAACAGCAACATCTATATTTAGATAGCTAGAGACCTCTTTACAAAATAAATCCACATTGAGAGGGCCCATAACTATACTCTTGTCGTAAGGTACAACTGTACCGCTTATATCATCAATGAGGGATGATTCTGAACCAGTTAACCTATAAAACATACCCTTAGTACCAACTAATTTGAAGAGAAATCCAACAAATAGTGCAAAGGTTATTCTTGTGACTCCGATTCTATTTATTAATAATTGCATGCCGCAAGCTGTTGCGAGACTGCTTGTAGGGTGAAAAAAATAACATAAAGCTTTCGAAAATAAACTATATTCTAAATTCTGAGGGGAAATATATCTATTTTGCATAATCGCTAGCGGACTCTCGCCGATTGTTAAAATATCATTTTTTTCTACAATTCCTTTGCAGTATTCAATAACAGTATTTACTGGGTTATCAAAGCAACCAAGTAAATCAGTTTTAATAGCAAAAGCTTTATATTTATTATTTATTGGAATTTCAAAAACTTCTTTTGGCCTTTGTTTTTGACCATCTAAATTAATTAACAAACAATCCTTATTATTTGAAATACCAAAATGTCCATAGTTCTCCCAATATACTTTTAGCCATAGATATTTTATTTTTTTTCTAAAATTATTATTGCTAAATTTATATATGATTCTTACAAATAATTCTGAATTTGACTTGATAATTGTTGTTGGCCAGTAATTATTTAAATTCTTAATTTTATTATTTTCATATATATAAATATCTTCTTGATAATTTAAATTTTGGCAATATTCGTTCCCTTTACTTTTAAAAAAATCTAATTCAAAATTTATATTAGATACCATCGTCTCTTTGGTTTTACTTTTATTAGTTATTTTTAAATCAATAATTAATTCGTTTAAACCATCCTTTTTTTTGAGTTTGTAATTTATAGGTACCAGAATTAACTTTGATTTGGGTGAGTTTTTAATATATAAATCTGAAAGAATTAAAAAAATTAAAAGAACTAAGAGGATATTTATTAATATCATTTTTTTTAATTAATTTTCTTTTTATCTTTTTTTTCAGAAATTATACTGTTGTATTCATTAAAACTTTCTACAGAAAATGTAGTATCTTCTATATCAATTCCTTTAAGTTCTCCTATAACTTTGTTTAATTCATCGATATTAATCATTCCATTTTTATCATATTTAACTTCACCATCACTATTTAAAATAATGGTTTGTGGAATTAATCCGTTCCAATAATAATTAGGTTCATTTCTAAGATCAGACTTTTCTTTATCCTGTAATTCATCAGTAGTTAGAGCAATAATATCTATATTATTTCTCCATATCAAATCTAAACCAGATATTATCGGAGCCATAGCTTTACTATCTGAGCTATCGTCAAGATAAAAAAATAAAACCGCGACTCTTTTATTTTTTAATGATTCCAGAAGAGTTACCTGAGGAGGAACTATAGCCCCATTTCCTGAGTATATAGGAAAGATGTTGCCATCGTAACTATCAGAATCTCTAGAGGCATTTGCTTGATATGGACTTAAGAAAATTAATGCTATTAGGATCCATTGAATTATTTTCATTAAAGTTTAAAAACTTACTTTGAACTTGATCTTCCTAATCCTTGAAGGATTCCTTTCCCAACTAAACCGATAGCTTTGCCAACGACCTTTGTAAGGAAAGTTACGAAAAGATTACCGATATATTTTACAGCAACTTCTAACTGCGGTGCTACGGCATCTCTTATCTCAACTAACAATGTAACTTGTTTTTGTAGCCATTCTAGATTCTCTAATTCTTTCTCCCTATTTTCATTTTTAAAGTATCGGGTAAATTTTTTATCGATAATATCAATATATTCTCGTTTACTCTCATACAAGTAGATAGGCATATAAATATAGTCATGCCAGCGATTGTAGTTATTAATATTATTTCTAAATCTTTCAAAATTTCTTGTCGATTGTAATTCGGGATTTATAAGT encodes the following:
- the ruvX gene encoding Holliday junction resolvase RuvX; protein product: MKFCKPKPRSILSLDVGTKRIGLAYCDPLCITSNILPAVKRFESNQELKIIRNHIDEFNLTGFIVGLPLDEQGQMTPQAIDCKNYGLLLSNKLKLPFSYVNEHSSTWESSNRFGIKKDKSGLIDSFSAKIILEQWIEEGPELEELAGKRQIKY
- a CDS encoding thylakoid membrane photosystem I accumulation factor, producing the protein MKIIQWILIALIFLSPYQANASRDSDSYDGNIFPIYSGNGAIVPPQVTLLESLKNKRVAVLFFYLDDSSDSKAMAPIISGLDLIWRNNIDIIALTTDELQDKEKSDLRNEPNYYWNGLIPQTIILNSDGEVKYDKNGMINIDELNKVIGELKGIDIEDTTFSVESFNEYNSIISEKKDKKKIN